gaaaaaaaggaaaaatacaaGGTACCCGAATTCAGATGTGAACTGCATTCATAACATCGTTGGTAATATCATTGCGCGATGAAGACTGAAGGAAAGTTTCTTAACAAGGTTTTATCGATAAGATTTACGAAAATGAGGAAACGGCTCGTGCTCGGATTCGCCAGTGTGGTATTCCTCTTCATCCTAGTGATATCGAGCGACAGTGACATGATACAAAGGGTTACACCCTTCTTGGGATACGCTCAGGAACGCGACGTATCCTGCTACGAAGAGTCCTCGACGATCGACTCGATCGAGCAATTCGAATCCGAAGAAGGTGAGAAGAACTCGGGACACTGAGCATAAagaatcgtttaaattttttagctAGCACACGAATtgagtgaattaaaaaaaaataaaaataacgaacgGTTAAGTCAATCTTCACTAACATTCCAACAGGTTGCACACATTTATGATCTGGTAAAAATTTGCGAATGACTCAAATCCCTTATTGCAATCAACGAAAATTCTTTCACTGCAATTGCAACAACAGACAAATGAGATGTATCCATAAaccgaaaaaagaaacactcATTTACTTAGAGATATGTgtttgttgagaaaaaaaaagaaattttttatttcatacatgcatggaaacttttttacatatataatatttaattattttttgttcaattagTCCAAcgaattttttatacgttttaattttcttttatacaaatatatgatGGATTGACTCGTtttgaaatgcaaaaaaaaaacacatcgGTAGCagtgttttcaaaaaatctaaGGTCTGCTCAGAGCGGTTTCAGGATAACCGACGATCGACATTCGAAAGTGATCTTAGATACGTTTCAGGTACGATTTCGGAAAGACGGATATTCTTCCACGAGACGTCTTGCTTCGGGGAGGAAGGCGCCATCCTAAACGCCCGTCAAGCTTGCGCCGTCGAATCGGCGGCGATGATGAACCCGAAGACGACGGTTTACCTGCTCTTCGTAAGTCCGGTAAAGTTCTCGAACGCCTCTAAAGAGATAGTCAGGCAGTTGACGAGCTACGAGAACGTCAGGATACGACACATTTCCATGGAGAGGTACACGAAGGGAACCCCGATCGAGGAATGGTACGCCACGGACGTTCTTAAGACAAGTCGATGGCCCAGGAGTCACATGTCGGACATACTGAGGTACCTCACCCTCTGGAAATACGGTGGGATTTACCTCGACCTCGACGTCGTCGTCACATCGTGAGTCTCGAAGATCACCGAGAGCTTCTCCGACTCTGTGTTATTTCTGACTTGAGTATCTGTATTCGCGTATTCGCTACAGTATTATTAGCGAGAGGTTATTCACTCCCGATTGGTGCCTGCACGTGATTTCTTTATGTCTTGCGATTTCGTTGTACAATACGAATTCGCGCGTCTTCAGCAGCAGATTTCGAGAAATTTCCCTGATTTTACATCGTGAGATGCAATTTCGGGAACGAATTACCCCTCGATCGTATTCAAGTTTTATTTGTAACAATGTACTTGGTGTAAATCAGGGCTCTGCGATTAGTCAATTAATGATACATTTCGATGTAAACTAACAGGATGAGATTTATTTATCAAGCATCCTTCCAAAGTATCATAAACCACGGGATGACTGCTTGGGGGGAACGAATTAatactaaaaacaaaaatgtatcgAAACATACGATAAATCGACGAATCGCAGAGCGTTTTAACTGTACTTTTGCACCACGTCAAGACCTCCTTGTATCGACACTTATCCCGACCTCTCTTTTCCCAGGAGTCTGGAACACCTGACGAATTTCGCTGGTGCCGAAGACTGGGAAGATGTGGCTGCCGGTGTTTTGGGCTTCGAGAAATCGAGCTTGGGTCGAAGGATGGCTGACGCTTGTCTGCGGGACCTGAAGACCAACTTCCGGGGTGACGTGTGGGGCAATAACGGTCCTGGGGTGATAACGAGGATCCTCCAAAAGCTCTGCGCTACCAAATACGTGAGAGTTATTCGATCGATGAATTCCGAAGCAAGAGTTGTGGGCAAGTTGACGGGTTACACTTACGTTGTTTGTTTCTTACTTCTCTTCTCAGGCTCGAGATATGACGACGGTTCGGTGCCATGGTTTCACCGTCTATCCGCCATCGACCTTCTACCCGATCCATTACAAGAAATGGAAACGCTACTTCGACGAGACGGACAGAAACTCGACGTTCAAAATGCTCGAGGATTCCCTCGTCATTCACGTATGGAACAAGCTAAGCAAGGACGAAAAAATCAACGTCGGTAGTCAGGCTCCTTATGCCGTTATTGCTCAAAAACATTGTCCCAAAGTCTACAGTCACTGCGGGAAAGTATTTTGAAGGAAAACTGTAAGTGTTACTTTTATAAGCAATGCGAAAGAAATTGCACGTAT
The sequence above is drawn from the Neodiprion pinetum isolate iyNeoPine1 chromosome 2, iyNeoPine1.2, whole genome shotgun sequence genome and encodes:
- the LOC124211144 gene encoding lactosylceramide 4-alpha-galactosyltransferase isoform X1 → MKTEGKFLNKVLSIRFTKMRKRLVLGFASVVFLFILVISSDSDMIQRVTPFLGYAQERDVSCYEESSTIDSIEQFESEEGTISERRIFFHETSCFGEEGAILNARQACAVESAAMMNPKTTVYLLFVSPVKFSNASKEIVRQLTSYENVRIRHISMERYTKGTPIEEWYATDVLKTSRWPRSHMSDILRYLTLWKYGGIYLDLDVVVTSSLEHLTNFAGAEDWEDVAAGVLGFEKSSLGRRMADACLRDLKTNFRGDVWGNNGPGVITRILQKLCATKYARDMTTVRCHGFTVYPPSTFYPIHYKKWKRYFDETDRNSTFKMLEDSLVIHVWNKLSKDEKINVGSQAPYAVIAQKHCPKVYSHCGKVF
- the LOC124211144 gene encoding lactosylceramide 4-alpha-galactosyltransferase isoform X2 is translated as MRKRLVLGFASVVFLFILVISSDSDMIQRVTPFLGYAQERDVSCYEESSTIDSIEQFESEEGTISERRIFFHETSCFGEEGAILNARQACAVESAAMMNPKTTVYLLFVSPVKFSNASKEIVRQLTSYENVRIRHISMERYTKGTPIEEWYATDVLKTSRWPRSHMSDILRYLTLWKYGGIYLDLDVVVTSSLEHLTNFAGAEDWEDVAAGVLGFEKSSLGRRMADACLRDLKTNFRGDVWGNNGPGVITRILQKLCATKYARDMTTVRCHGFTVYPPSTFYPIHYKKWKRYFDETDRNSTFKMLEDSLVIHVWNKLSKDEKINVGSQAPYAVIAQKHCPKVYSHCGKVF